The following is a genomic window from Anas acuta chromosome 3, bAnaAcu1.1, whole genome shotgun sequence.
AACGATGGTAGGCTTAAAAATTCGTGTGGTAAAGCCCAATATGAATCAGGTGGTGTTCTGTTTGAACGGTGCTTGCTATTTCCATGCATTTGGGAAACGGGAGAACAAACGTAGCACGGGGATTGAATGAGTGGGCAAGTCTCAGCACCAAGATCTCTTTCACCCCCAGGTTTTGTGGCAGTCAACGGGTCGGACCTACTGGATGCACTGGCACATGTTGGAGATCATCGGCTTCGGAGACCAGTGGGATGaccctgctgggcaggagaAAGAATACAGCCTGATAGAGAGCTTCAATCTAGGCAAAGGTGAGGTGCTGCGTGTGCGACTGCATCATCTCTTTGCTTCTGCCGTGGTGTATTTTTCAGTGGTGAACTTTATATGGCTAGGCGCATTTTTCTTTAGCAGGCTGGATTTAGCAGGCATTGTCATCATTTAGTTTGTATGACTGTGCAGAGCTGCCTAAGTAATCACATGCCTCGTGAGTACACGAAGTATTTTTGAATCCTAGACTTCTGTCATGGTACAACATAGAGCATAAAGCAGGGTTTCAACTGTGACTGTCAAAAAATGTATGTTATAATTAGCTAAACAAACTGCCAAAATGAGAATGTGGAATCTCCAAGGTGAAGCTGCCTTAGGAACCCACAGATTCActtatttaaaagcattaacatGCCAACAATTTGCTTAACTTCATGCCACTCAGCTTTGGAAAAGGTTTGGAAACACTGTTTTCATAAGATATCTGCAAAATCTCCTAGAAGTGGCATCCTTTGATTTTTGCCCTTGCAGTGGGTGaagataaaagggaaaaatctaGACTTCAGGTACCCCTCCTTTGCTCAGCATCTGACGTGACTCTGGCTGGGGAGCTTGATGAAGTAACTCATTCATCAAGCCCTTGATCTTGTAGGACATCCTTTGAGCAGGCAAGTGGTTTGGATTTAACCTCTGCAAGAAATGAAATATGCATGAGATCAGAAGCTAATTACCCACTTTCAAAATGTTCTCACAGCCAGTTGAAAAGGCGGCTTCTTTATAGGCTTCTGGCTCTCGTAACTAAAGACTTAACTGCATGTCAGTTCAAACTGGCCAAGTTAAAATGAACTTGGttagtttgcctttttttcctcaattgcTCCGACTTTGATAGAAGTATGAGCTCTATTTCACTTCTGTGTAAAAATCTTCGCAGTCATCATATCCCAACAGAAGTGGAATTGAAAAAGCTTTCAGCTGTGGGTCTTGACACTCGGATAAATTAGCTTCTGTTGGCTGACTGTTGGTAATCAGCCCCGTTTGTAGTTGTTCTTAGCCTTTTGGAGCGAGTTTGAGCCTCTTCTGTTGAGTCCTGCAGCACTGAATGTCTCCTAGCTTGCACTTGCAAGCTGTTGCTTGGCAGATAGCAGCAAGTGTTGATCCAGCTTTTCTAAACCGTGCAGTGAAAGTCTGGCCTAATAACGGATCTTATGTCCCTGACTTGGTTTTGGTTGCATTAGCTAAAAGGAGCTTGATGGATATGTAGTGTCCCCTTGCTTTTCCCTATGAGTACTTGCCCTGTGTGAAACCAAGGTGCATTgggaaaagagaagcagaattcACTTCCAACCTCTTGAAAGGCTGGGGGCAGTGGGGACCTGCCCGGGAGCTCTGTGTGGCAGCGAGGGGCGCGCAGCAGCGGGGCAGCTGGCGGAGCTGACGCCGCCTCCCCTCGCTCTGCCGCCCTGCAGGGGCGCAGCCGTTCTGCCCCAAGCCCCTGGGGGGGCTGTACTCCCCGCCCTACCTGGGGGAGCAGCCGAGCCAGGCCGCAGGGACGCTGAGCCGCGCCGAGTGGTGGGAGCTGCTCTTCTTCGTCAGGCAGCTGGAAgcgcaggagcaggaggagatcGCCCGCCTGCTCCAGCGGCAGCGGGCAGCGCAGGTGGGGGCCGAGGGTGGGCGGCGGGGCCCCCCCCGGGTCCCGGGGGCTGACGCGGCCCCGTCTGTGCAGCTGCCGGGGCTGGACGAGGAGGCCCTGATCCAGCTGCCGGTGCCCGCGGGGCTGGCCCAGGAGGTGCTGCGGGTCGTGGAGGAGCGGAGCCGGGGCGGCGCCCGCAGCCACCTGCGCGGCTCCCGCATCTACGGCAAGTACTGGCCGGGCAGGGGGGCCAAGCGGGAcggcgggggcagccccgaggtGCCCTCAGAGGGTGCCGGCTGCGGGAGTGCTGGGCCTGGTGCCATGAGGGATGAGGCAGCGAGGGACAAGGAAGCAAAGGACAAGGCAGCGAGGGGCGAGGACGACGTCTGTGAGGAGCCCAAGTCGGATTCCCAGCtgtttggagagctgctggagagggAAGGGCTGCGCTTCCCAGAGGCGGTGGAGAGCGGAGGTGACGCCCCGGGGGGGCACGGGCACGGGGGCGCTGGAACCCACGCGGGGCTGTGGGGGCCCTGGGCGCTGCTGCCACCCTCATGGCCCGGTCTCCCCCGGCAGCGTGGGGCAGCTGCGAGGGGGCTCACGGCAGGGGCTCGCTGGCCGAGGTGGCGCGGGTGGCGGAGGCGATCCGGAGCGGCGGCTGCGAGGCGGAGCTGCGCGTGGCCGGGCTGCAGCACATGGTGAgggtcctgcagcaggagccggagccggagcagcagcagccgggcgGCGAGGGCAGCAGGTGCGAGGGGAGCCCGgcacgggcagggcagggcggcCGAGGGCAGGGCGCCGAGCCCCTCCTGAGCGGCCTCTGCGCGCAGGGAGAAGCTGGTGAGGGCGGCGGTGGAGCTGCTGAGCGCCCAGGCGGCCGAGAAGCGCCCGGCGGCGCTGGCGCTGCGGctggtggccctgctgctggagaggcgCGCCTGGCGCGTGCCCTTCGCCACGGAGGGCGGCGTGTGGGCCGTGCTGGGCTGCATGCGGCAGCACGCCGCCTCCGCCCTGGTGCAGCAGGCGGGCCTGGCGGTGAGGAGCGGCCGAGGGGCgccgcgggcggcggggccgggccggggagGCGCCCGCAGCCCCTGAGCCGCCCCGGGCCCCGCAGGCCCTGAAGGCGCTGGTGGGAGCCGGCGAGCCCGGAGGCGCCGCGGGGACGCCCTCGGCCCTGAGCCACGGCGACGCGCAGCTGCTGCGGGAGGTCTTCGCCAGCATCGGCTCCGCCGGCGGCGAGGGCTCGCCGGGCCTGCTGAGCGCCATCCCCGCCGCCGTGCGCGCCATGCGGGGCGTCCCAGGGTAGGGATGGGGAATGGGACCGGGTAGGGCGGGTGCCACGGGGCCGGGGTGCCACCACCATGCCGTGTCCCCGCAGGGGCGCCTCGGGCGTGCGGAACGGCTTGCTGGTGCTGCGGATGCTGGTGGACGGGCACCGGGGCCTGGCGGAGCAGCTGGTGAGCGGCGAGCTCCCCGcggtgctgcagagctgctggcggGACGGGCAGGGCCCCACCGCGCTGCTGGCCCTCGGCGTCATCAACCGCCTGGCGGAGCACCGGCTGCCCCTGGGCCCCGAGACCCCAGGTAGCGACCCCGCGCCCCTCCCTGTGCCGTGGTGCCCAGGCCGGGCCCGCCACGTCCCCGCTCCCTGTCCCCGCTCCCTGTCCCACAGGTGCCGAGGCCCTGCTGGAGGCCAGGGACGCGCAGACGCCCGCGGGCGGCCCGGGGGACGACGCGCTGCCCGAGGACGTGGTGGTGGCCCTGGAGCGGCAGCTCTGCGGCGGAGGCCCCGACCCTGACCCCGAGCCCTCCGGCCGGGCGTCCCCGCGGCCACAGGAGCGCCGCTGCTTCCGAGCGCTGCTGCGCAGCCTGGAGCTGCGGGGGGCCGAGAAGAGCATCGGGCTGCGGATCCtcaggtggggctgggggggctgcgggggcccTGCAGGACGTGgcccctgcaggaggaggagcaggagcagggctgccttTGTGTGCCGCGTCCTGAGGGGCCCTGTCCCTCGCTCAGGATCCTGAACAAGTTCCTGGACGGCTTCCAGGAGGACGCGCTGCCCTGGCACGAGTGCGTGGAGCCCTGCTTGTCCTTGCTGAGCGCCCACAGCAGCGACCGGGAGGTGAGGGGGCAGGGGCggctctgctggctgtgccGGGGGTGCCTCGTGGCACACTCTGGAAGCAGCCTTCACGGCCGCATCGCGGTGGCTGCGTGCCCAGCAGCAGTTTGGCCCtttggagaggggctggggcccTGCGGCACGGCGCTGGGGGGCTCCTGGTGCCGGGCTGGCGGCTCAGGGCTGCCTCCTCCGCAGGCGGTGCAGGAGGTCGTCGGCTTCCTGCACCGCCTGGCCGCCGCCAGCAAGGACTGCGCCGTGGCCATGTGCCGCGCGGGCACCTACGAGGCCCTGGCCAAAGCCCTGGAGAAGCACAGCTCGGCCGTGCCCACGgcgccagccctgctgcagctgctgagcgGCTGCGAGAAGGTCGCCGGCCTGCACAGGACGCTGACGGGCAGCATCTTGGCCGGCTGCATCCAGGTGGGCCCGGGCAGCCGGGGAGCCCCCCGGGAGCCCTGCCCCCAGTAACcgcccgtccccgtccccgtgcccgtccccgtccccgtcccgcaGCTGGCGCTGGGGCAGATCGAGGAGCACCGCCGGAGCCAGCGGCCCATCAGCATCCCCTTCTTCGACGTCTTCCTGCGCAAGCTGTGCCGAGGTGAGCGTGGGGAGCGGGGCCCCGGCGCCCGCTGTgcctgggctggcagctggaggcTCCGCGCGCCCTCCCCGCAGGCTCCAGCGTGGAGGCGAAGGAGGACAAGTGCTGGGAGAAGGTGCAGGTCTCCTCCAACCCGCACCGCGCCGGCAAGCTCACGGACGGGAACCCCAAGACCTACTGGGAGTCCAACGGCAGCACCGGCTCCCACTTCATCACCCTGCACATGCAGTGCGGGGTGGTGGTCAGGTAGGGCCGGGGGGCCCGGGGGttctgggggcaggcagggagccccGAGGCTCTGCCCGAGCCCTGCCTCACGGACCCCACGCAGGGAGCTGAGCATGCTGGTGGCCAGCGAGGACTCGAGCTACATGCCGGCCCgcgtggtggtgctggggggggacagCCCCGCGGCCATCAGGACGGAGCTCAACGCCGTGAGTGCCACCGGGggctggcaccgggggctggccggggcagcgcggggccgcgggcgcTCCCCATGCCGCTGGCTGAGGGCTCGCCGTGTGCCCGCAGGTGACCGTGCCGCCCTCAGCCAGCCGGGTGGTGCTGCTGCGGAACGCGCCGCGCTTCTGGCCCCTCATCCAGATCCGGGTGAAGCGCTGCCAGCAGgtggggagccggggccggTGGCACAGGGCTGCgtgcgaggggctgggggccgagctctctcccttctctctctcccccgCAGGGCGGCATCGACACGCGTGTGCGCGGCATCGAGGTGCTGGGGCCCAAGCCCAGCTTCTGGCCCGTCTTCAAGGAGCAGCTGTGCCGCCGGACCTCCCTCTGCTGCGCCGCTCGGGCGCACGCCTGGGGCCAGGAGATCCGCCGGGACCgggggcggctgctgcagctcttcgGCAGGTGAGGGGCCGTGGGAGCGGGGGTGCCCTGGGGCGGCCAGGGGCGTCCTGCCGGGGtgccggccccgcgccccctctcctgcccccctCTCGCCGTTGCAGGCTGAACCGGGCGCTGCGGCACGAGCAGGACTTCGCCGAGCGCTTCCTTCCCGACGACGAGGCGGCGCGGGCCTTGGGCAGGACGTGCTGGGAGGCCCTGGTGAGCCCCCTGGTGCAGAGCATCACCAGCCCAGGTACCCGCTCGCGCCCCTCCCCGCGCTGCCCCGTCCCCGGGCGCCCGCCCTGAGCCCTGCGGCCCCGCAGACCCCAGCGGCGTCAGCCCCCTGGCCTGGCTGCTGAGCGAGTACCTGGGGAGCGGGGagccggccccgcgccccccggcccGCGGCGACACCTTCGGCTCCTGCGTGCGGCTCCTgacccagctcctggtgcacgtGGACCCTGGCGGAGCTGAGCCGGAGGAGGCGAGGGCGGCGGGTGAGCGAGGGGCTGCCCTCGGGAGGGGGCCATGAACCCTGTGCCGCAGCTATGGGGGGCTCCGCAGAGGGCCCTGGGGCACAGGAGGGCTCGTGGCCGAGCCTCCCCGTGGCCGTGCTGCCGGCACCGTGTGCGGGGCCGCGCTGAGCCCCGGCTGTGCCCCGGCAGgcgggcaggagggcaggaacAAGGAGATGCTGCCCAGGGCGGTGGCGCAGACGCCGAGCGGGCTGCGGGGCATGGCGCAGTGCTGGAGCAGCGTGGTGCAGCAGCAGgtagggctggggctggggctggggctgggggcaggggaacGGGGCTGCGGGTGCTGAGCCCGGCGGTGCCGTGCCCCCAGGCGCAGCGGTTCCTGCAGGCGGCAGGGCAGGCGCCAGACGTGGCGGAGCGGTACTGCGGGCTGTACCGGCACCTGCGCGGTGCCACGGAGGAGCTCTTCGGGCAGCAGGCTGCCTTCCTGGGCGCCCTGGGCCAGGGCTTCGCGGGggcgctgctgcagctccccttcCTCACCGCCCTGCACGTGAGTCCGGGCAGCGTGGCTCCAGCACCGGGGCCTGGGGCGAGCTCCAGGGTGGCCACGTCCTGGCCACCCCGGGGCCGTGGGGCACCCCGCACacccgtccctgtccccccgCAGGCGAGCGAGCGCTTCGCCCGCTACCTGGACGGGAAGATCCAGGAgctcggcggggccgcgggcagcacggggctgctgcagcagctgctggagcccttCGTCGTCTTCAGCGGCCTGGAGTTCGCCCACACCTTCGAGCACTTCTACCGGTGAGGTGGCCGTGCCCAGGCGCTGGGGACGAGGCCGGGCTGGGTGGTGATGGTGGCGGCGGCCCTGACGCGCGCCGGTGGCTGTGGCAGGCTGTACCTGGGGGACCGGCTCCTGGCGCAGGGCCCCTCGTGGCTGGAAGGGGCCgtcctggagcagctggggctgtgcttcCCCCGCCGCTTCCCCCAGCAGATGCTGAGCGACCTGGCCGAGTCGGAGGAGCTGCAGCGGCAGTTCCGcctcttccagctgcaggagcgGGACAAGCGGCTGCTGGAGCCGGGCGCGGAGAGCCCCGAGCACGAGGTGAGCGGGACA
Proteins encoded in this region:
- the CUL9 gene encoding cullin-9 isoform X3 → MVNEMRGGGLVVRLGPELQACPRELLRQRRGQDGQPRYLVRWSLVRSESSAGPDAGSVALWMSAEEACASCPALLGEGKPAGPRAKEEEEEEEEKEEEEEERAGGPDEASLREMEADVGSLVRRAGRQLGGSGAASVLDTVHVLSAYAGIGSLAGAFRETGALELLARMLCHKDKRICRSAGKMLRALASHDAGSRSYILLSLSQQDGVEQHMDFDSRYTLLELFAEMMSSEEHCMSFEGIHLPQIPGKQLFALVKRYLRVTSLLEEQGGEQPESSRLKQEFEFSMAMAGLIVELLRAMGWEHSHEPEPPAWQEAKPQTPRSIFQPKTPACFAAPAPVLSPNRGAQKKQGAAFLTLSDFADRGSYVEYVQANLVPGMRVRLLEDCGEVRAGDEGEFLHSTDRMHTAQVLWQSTGRTYWMHWHMLEIIGFGDQWDDPAGQEKEYSLIESFNLGKGAQPFCPKPLGGLYSPPYLGEQPSQAAGTLSRAEWWELLFFVRQLEAQEQEEIARLLQRQRAAQLPGLDEEALIQLPVPAGLAQEVLRVVEERSRGGARSHLRGSRIYGKYWPGRGAKRDGGGSPEVPSEGAGCGSAGPGAMRDEAARDKEAKDKAARGEDDVCEEPKSDSQLFGELLEREGLRFPEAVESGAWGSCEGAHGRGSLAEVARVAEAIRSGGCEAELRVAGLQHMVRVLQQEPEPEQQQPGGEGSREKLVRAAVELLSAQAAEKRPAALALRLVALLLERRAWRVPFATEGGVWAVLGCMRQHAASALVQQAGLAALKALVGAGEPGGAAGTPSALSHGDAQLLREVFASIGSAGGEGSPGLLSAIPAAVRAMRGVPGGASGVRNGLLVLRMLVDGHRGLAEQLVSGELPAVLQSCWRDGQGPTALLALGVINRLAEHRLPLGPETPGAEALLEARDAQTPAGGPGDDALPEDVVVALERQLCGGGPDPDPEPSGRASPRPQERRCFRALLRSLELRGAEKSIGLRILRILNKFLDGFQEDALPWHECVEPCLSLLSAHSSDREAVQEVVGFLHRLAAASKDCAVAMCRAGTYEALAKALEKHSSAVPTAPALLQLLSGCEKVAGLHRTLTGSILAGCIQLALGQIEEHRRSQRPISIPFFDVFLRKLCRGSSVEAKEDKCWEKVQVSSNPHRAGKLTDGNPKTYWESNGSTGSHFITLHMQCGVVVRELSMLVASEDSSYMPARVVVLGGDSPAAIRTELNAVTVPPSASRVVLLRNAPRFWPLIQIRVKRCQQGGIDTRVRGIEVLGPKPSFWPVFKEQLCRRTSLCCAARAHAWGQEIRRDRGRLLQLFGRLNRALRHEQDFAERFLPDDEAARALGRTCWEALVSPLVQSITSPDPSGVSPLAWLLSEYLGSGEPAPRPPARGDTFGSCVRLLTQLLVHVDPGGAEPEEARAAGGQEGRNKEMLPRAVAQTPSGLRGMAQCWSSVVQQQAQRFLQAAGQAPDVAERYCGLYRHLRGATEELFGQQAAFLGALGQGFAGALLQLPFLTALHASERFARYLDGKIQELGGAAGSTGLLQQLLEPFVVFSGLEFAHTFEHFYRLYLGDRLLAQGPSWLEGAVLEQLGLCFPRRFPQQMLSDLAESEELQRQFRLFQLQERDKRLLEPGAESPEHEAPGEAPEVTVLALSPRCWPVSPLCRMAEPGRFFPAALSSPLGAFAAFCGQSQSWAGARPRGLQWTWLGRAELRFGDCVLHVSTLQMFVLLRFNGAEEVAVESLLQATGLPAELLQQALAPLTEGEGEAVLLRSCAPGAPGALRLNRAALAQASGRQLRLLPRQRYLRAERAESGALERKRNVLCCLLSRILKAEKRLHIDNLVFRVLAACQKGELGPGLQFPSFCCHSVDVLSCVLHLLNQGYLRRQEERPHVLEYVPDEPTTPPGGQAQMVFQRQLPATSPDEDSQDCPYRSNSGTDRAEEFLLAMLPVPMGHTLSLEEAKLLMNQTVQRVQDTLSIPEDVARHLLMHCRWNVDFLIHCYVEDRRSLLIASGLEVEDAQRPPSPGSHCPVCVNQLCPTEKPPSLCCMHYCCKVKVLGSLAPVTWQGIAAA